A region from the Halomonas piscis genome encodes:
- a CDS encoding glycosyl transferase family 90, with the protein MLSGKSAYQAHKLTFYLAGLLGALPPRWLFRHRRRALLAAFDALPAAEQKAIMARVTYYNRLDAPVALTEGAVHNRDFGLRAKKSSYHLDFYQVAKYFPRDAAYRYRFGDKTFVPDEPTFVKSRPIHGDNRHSVLLKLDSVRHFYTVKDTRAYDDKKNALVWRGAAHQPHRQRFLAQCHSLPRCDVGATDDKAATAAYRRPFMAIEEQLAHKFIFSIEGNDVATNLKWIMASNSLCFMRRPIFETWFMEGTLIPDYHYVEVKDDFSDLDDKIDYYLAHPEKAKAIVANANRYIAEFFQPRRERLVAMLVFERYLARTQGPRP; encoded by the coding sequence ATGTTGAGCGGAAAAAGCGCCTACCAGGCGCACAAGCTGACATTCTACCTCGCCGGCCTGCTGGGCGCCCTGCCGCCCCGGTGGCTTTTCCGGCACCGGCGCCGGGCGCTGCTGGCCGCCTTCGACGCCCTCCCCGCCGCCGAGCAAAAAGCCATCATGGCGCGAGTCACGTACTACAACCGCCTTGATGCCCCTGTCGCCCTGACCGAAGGCGCCGTTCATAACCGCGACTTTGGCCTCCGCGCGAAAAAATCGTCGTACCATCTGGATTTTTACCAGGTCGCAAAATATTTCCCCCGGGATGCGGCCTATCGCTACCGCTTCGGCGACAAGACCTTCGTGCCCGACGAGCCCACCTTCGTCAAAAGCCGGCCGATTCACGGCGACAATCGCCACTCCGTCCTGCTCAAGCTCGACAGCGTGCGCCACTTCTACACGGTGAAAGACACCCGCGCCTACGACGACAAGAAAAACGCGCTGGTATGGCGCGGCGCGGCGCACCAGCCCCACCGGCAACGCTTTCTGGCCCAATGCCACAGCCTGCCCCGCTGCGACGTCGGCGCCACCGACGACAAGGCGGCAACGGCCGCCTACCGCAGGCCGTTCATGGCCATCGAGGAGCAGCTGGCGCACAAGTTCATCTTCAGCATCGAAGGCAACGACGTCGCCACCAACCTCAAGTGGATCATGGCGTCGAACTCGCTGTGCTTCATGAGGCGCCCGATTTTCGAGACCTGGTTCATGGAAGGCACGCTGATACCCGACTATCACTACGTCGAAGTGAAAGACGACTTTTCCGACCTGGACGACAAGATCGACTACTACCTGGCCCACCCCGAAAAAGCCAAGGCCATCGTCGCCAACGCCAACCGCTACATCGCCGAGTTTTTCCAGCCTCGCCGGGAAAGGCTCGTCGCCATGCTGGTGTTCGAGCGCTACCTGGCACGCACCCAAGGCCCCCGCCCATAA
- a CDS encoding IS30 family transposase encodes MGYRQLTQTQRYQIYARHDLGMSRRQIARELGIHNSTVSRELRRNATDSGYEPEQAQACSDHRRRTAWKRTKRLPSMIAAVVDRLREEWSPEQISGFMGPLSGGGVSHQWIYSLIWDDKACGGDLWKHLRQPKRCSKHRDQAKSAGLGKIPNRVGIEHRAAEIDERRFIGHWEGDTVVQGHKQSGLVTLVERRSGYLLAARLPRLSAELTQKAMIRLLKPRRGAVQTITLDNGSEFADHETVAQAVTAATYFCDPYCSRQRGTNENTNGLIRQYFPKGTDFRQVTDAKLRKVVEKLNDRPRKRLGYRTPAQVFLGEYSGALDTAGAALVA; translated from the coding sequence ATGGGATACCGACAGCTGACCCAGACCCAACGATACCAGATCTATGCCCGTCATGACTTGGGCATGAGCCGACGTCAGATCGCCAGAGAGCTTGGCATCCACAACAGCACGGTCAGCCGGGAGCTGCGCCGCAACGCTACCGACAGCGGTTACGAGCCTGAGCAGGCGCAGGCCTGCAGTGATCATCGGCGACGCACTGCCTGGAAGAGGACAAAGCGCTTGCCCAGCATGATTGCCGCTGTCGTCGACCGGCTGCGAGAGGAGTGGAGCCCAGAGCAGATCAGCGGTTTCATGGGGCCCTTGTCTGGCGGCGGCGTCAGTCACCAGTGGATCTATTCCTTAATCTGGGATGACAAGGCCTGCGGTGGCGATCTCTGGAAGCACCTCCGCCAGCCCAAACGGTGCAGCAAGCATCGGGATCAAGCCAAGAGCGCAGGACTCGGCAAGATTCCCAACCGCGTGGGCATCGAGCATCGCGCGGCTGAGATCGATGAAAGGCGCTTCATTGGCCACTGGGAGGGTGACACCGTGGTCCAGGGGCACAAGCAGTCGGGCTTGGTCACGCTGGTCGAGCGCCGTAGCGGCTATCTGCTGGCGGCACGGTTGCCGAGGCTTTCGGCGGAGCTGACGCAAAAGGCCATGATTCGGCTGCTAAAACCTCGCCGCGGTGCTGTCCAGACCATCACCCTGGACAACGGCTCGGAATTCGCTGATCACGAGACCGTGGCCCAGGCGGTAACGGCAGCGACGTACTTCTGCGATCCCTACTGCTCCAGGCAGCGTGGGACCAATGAGAACACCAATGGCTTGATACGACAGTACTTCCCCAAGGGAACGGACTTTCGACAGGTCACCGATGCCAAGCTGCGCAAGGTGGTCGAGAAGCTGAATGACCGACCCCGAAAGCGTCTCGGCTATCGCACACCGGCACAGGTGTTCCTGGGGGAATATTCAGGAGCCCTGGATACCGCAGGTGCTGCGCTTGTTGCTTGA
- a CDS encoding acyltransferase: MAYLSQQALEGMGFRRLGRNVKISDKASIYDCDKIEIGDNSRIDDFCVVSGRVEIGRFCHITPMCLVAGGRLGVFLDDFCGLAYGAKVFSQTDDYSGATMTNSNVPAKYKKETFSRVTMGKHAIVGTGSVVMPGVDIAEGCSVGAMSLVTKSTEAWGVYFGSPAKKIKNRKKDLLELERQFLEELYQSDQF, encoded by the coding sequence ATGGCATATTTATCCCAGCAGGCACTGGAAGGCATGGGCTTCAGGCGGCTCGGTCGCAATGTGAAAATAAGCGACAAGGCGAGCATCTACGACTGCGATAAAATTGAAATAGGTGATAATAGTCGGATCGATGATTTTTGTGTTGTCTCCGGAAGGGTAGAAATCGGCAGGTTTTGTCATATCACGCCAATGTGCCTTGTTGCCGGCGGCAGGCTGGGCGTTTTTCTGGATGACTTTTGCGGGCTGGCTTACGGCGCCAAGGTTTTTTCTCAGACCGATGACTACAGCGGTGCCACCATGACGAATTCGAACGTGCCCGCAAAGTATAAAAAGGAAACCTTCTCTCGCGTGACAATGGGCAAGCATGCCATCGTCGGTACCGGCTCTGTGGTGATGCCCGGTGTAGATATCGCCGAGGGCTGTTCCGTCGGCGCCATGTCGCTGGTGACGAAGAGTACGGAGGCGTGGGGAGTCTATTTTGGCAGCCCGGCAAAAAAGATAAAAAACAGAAAAAAGGACTTGCTGGAGCTGGAGCGGCAGTTTCTGGAGGAGCTTTACCAGAGTGATCAGTTTTAA
- a CDS encoding IS701 family transposase: MQELDLSVSALLDDLADRLGPLFPRSETRDRALRYLQGLLSQCERKNSWHLAEWLGDATPDGVQYLLDRARWDADAARDILRQWVIDTLGSPEGVLVLDETGFIKKGQHSAGVQRQYSGTAGRIENSQIGVFLLYASPAGHAFLDRALYLPKSWTQDRERCRRAGIPDDVEFASKPELARRMLERAMDQDIPAAWVTGDSVYGGNRSLRLWLEDRSQPFVLEVACNEPLWWKSFQYTRADEIAAALPDDAWQTLSAGSGSKGERRYDWALTPLTRLQPTEEARRWGHYLLIRRSLSTPDELAYYVVHAPRDWVSIETLVRVAGQRWKIEQGFQTAKGECGLDEYEVRRWASWHRHITLSLLAHALLVAIRQASHQQKKLVPTGFS; this comes from the coding sequence ATGCAAGAACTGGATCTCTCTGTCTCAGCATTGTTGGATGACCTGGCAGATCGGTTAGGCCCGCTCTTTCCGCGTTCGGAAACGCGCGATCGCGCACTACGCTACCTCCAGGGTCTGCTTAGTCAGTGCGAACGTAAGAATAGCTGGCATCTTGCCGAGTGGCTCGGGGATGCCACCCCAGATGGGGTGCAGTACCTGTTGGATCGTGCCCGCTGGGATGCGGACGCAGCACGCGATATTCTCCGCCAATGGGTCATCGATACGCTGGGCTCGCCTGAGGGTGTCCTGGTCCTGGACGAGACCGGCTTTATCAAGAAAGGCCAGCACTCGGCCGGCGTGCAACGCCAGTACAGTGGCACCGCCGGCCGTATCGAAAATAGTCAGATCGGGGTCTTTCTTCTCTACGCTAGCCCGGCAGGGCATGCCTTCCTGGATCGCGCCCTGTACTTGCCCAAATCCTGGACACAGGACCGCGAGCGTTGTCGGCGTGCGGGCATCCCTGATGACGTCGAATTTGCCAGCAAACCCGAGCTCGCTCGCCGGATGCTGGAGCGCGCGATGGATCAGGACATACCGGCCGCCTGGGTGACGGGGGATAGCGTCTATGGCGGTAACCGCAGCCTGCGTCTGTGGCTGGAGGATCGCTCACAACCCTTTGTTTTAGAAGTGGCTTGCAACGAACCCTTGTGGTGGAAGAGTTTCCAGTACACGCGAGCCGACGAGATCGCGGCGGCACTGCCGGATGACGCATGGCAGACCCTATCCGCTGGCTCAGGCAGCAAGGGCGAACGCAGGTACGACTGGGCGTTGACGCCGCTGACAAGGCTGCAGCCTACGGAAGAGGCACGCCGCTGGGGCCATTATCTTCTGATCCGACGCAGCCTCTCGACACCGGATGAGTTGGCCTATTATGTGGTCCACGCGCCCAGGGACTGGGTATCGATAGAGACGCTGGTTCGAGTCGCGGGTCAGCGCTGGAAAATCGAGCAGGGTTTTCAGACGGCCAAGGGGGAATGCGGTCTGGATGAGTATGAGGTGAGGCGCTGGGCCAGTTGGCATCGCCACATTACTTTGTCGCTGCTCGCCCACGCCTTGCTGGTGGCGATACGGCAAGCGAGTCACCAGCAAAAAAAACTCGTACCGACAGGATTCAGTTGA
- a CDS encoding IS5 family transposase (programmed frameshift), with amino-acid sequence MSRLKLRDDQWERIEHLLPGKASDCGVTAKDNRLFVEAVLWIARTGAPWRDLPESFGRWHTVYMRYNRWSRKGVWQRIFDTVADDPDLEQLMIDGSIVRVHQHGASKKTRKVEAMGKSRGGLSTKIHAAVDALGNPVRLVLTPGQASEYGAAPALLEGFSPQAVLGDKGYDSTALRDMIQAAGAEPVIPPKKNRLARIEVDWHCYQDRNLVERFFQKIKKFRRLSTRYERLARNYQSLLCLVSAAIWLA; translated from the exons ATGAGTCGGTTGAAGTTACGCGATGATCAGTGGGAGCGAATCGAGCACCTGCTCCCCGGCAAAGCCTCAGACTGTGGGGTAACTGCCAAGGACAATCGCCTGTTCGTGGAAGCCGTGCTCTGGATCGCTCGGACCGGCGCCCCGTGGCGTGATCTTCCCGAATCTTTTGGGCGCTGGCACACCGTCTACATGCGGTATAACCGTTGGTCACGAAAGGGCGTTTGGCAGCGTATTTTTGACACAGTAGCCGACGATCCCGATCTAGAGCAGCTGATGATCGACGGTAGCATCGTCAGGGTGCACCAGCATGGAGCGTCAAAAAAAACACGCAAG GTCGAAGCCATGGGCAAATCTCGAGGCGGATTGAGCACCAAAATTCATGCCGCAGTCGATGCGTTAGGTAACCCAGTACGATTGGTTCTCACACCGGGCCAGGCGTCGGAGTATGGTGCTGCTCCCGCTCTACTGGAAGGTTTTTCCCCGCAAGCGGTGCTGGGCGACAAGGGGTATGACTCCACTGCTCTGCGGGACATGATTCAGGCCGCAGGTGCCGAGCCGGTGATTCCTCCGAAAAAGAATCGTTTGGCGCGCATTGAAGTAGACTGGCACTGTTACCAAGATCGCAATCTGGTGGAGAGGTTCTTTCAGAAAATCAAGAAGTTCCGGCGGTTATCTACACGCTATGAGCGACTGGCAAGAAACTACCAGTCACTCCTCTGCCTCGTGTCAGCCGCCATATGGCTGGCCTAA